A window of the Actinomycetota bacterium genome harbors these coding sequences:
- a CDS encoding FGGY-family carbohydrate kinase, with amino-acid sequence AATRPGDLFDSCGTAEALIRAVPPPLAPDDVRRLVAAQVTVGWHVLPGRQALLGSSRAGLALQRFLGLLGVGDDQARDELDRAAAGMPSGSGGLVVRDMFGDRATLEGIGADPSPALVWRAALEAVAERAAELRGHIESVAGPSRRLVLAGGWAKNPAARSVKRAVLGPFDWPQVTQAGARGAALLAGVAAGRYGGIDELPGSARAAPERSLR; translated from the coding sequence CCGCCGCGACCCGGCCCGGCGACCTGTTCGACTCCTGCGGCACCGCCGAGGCGCTCATCCGGGCCGTCCCTCCCCCGCTCGCGCCCGACGACGTCCGCCGGCTGGTCGCCGCCCAGGTGACCGTCGGCTGGCACGTCCTGCCCGGCCGCCAGGCCCTGCTCGGGTCCTCCAGGGCCGGGCTCGCCCTGCAGCGGTTCCTCGGTCTGCTCGGGGTCGGCGACGACCAGGCCCGCGACGAGCTCGACCGGGCCGCGGCGGGCATGCCGTCCGGCAGCGGCGGCCTGGTCGTGCGGGACATGTTCGGCGACCGGGCGACGCTCGAGGGGATCGGCGCCGATCCCAGCCCCGCGCTCGTGTGGCGGGCGGCGCTGGAGGCGGTGGCCGAGCGGGCGGCCGAGCTGCGCGGCCACATCGAGTCGGTCGCCGGGCCGAGCCGGCGGCTGGTGCTGGCCGGCGGCTGGGCGAAGAACCCGGCCGCCCGCTCGGTGAAGCGGGCGGTGCTCGGCCCGTTCGACTGGCCGCAGGTCACCCAGGCCGGCGCCCGCGGGGCCGCGCTCCTGGCCGGCGTCGCCGCCGGCCGCTACGGAGGGATCGACGAGCTGCCGGGGTCGGCCCGTGCCGCACCAGAGAGGAGCCTGCGGTGA
- a CDS encoding ABC transporter permease, protein MSETRQVPPAEVPDEVVPEPAGNGLRGVLRRRLTETTTWTFLILLGIVAGFAALRFQQFATVFNFRNIAADASGLLIIAVGMTFVIITAGIDLSVGSVLVFSGVIAAKVMLAIGGGGWGAIAVGLVAGIVAGTAWGVVNGVLITKARVPPLIVTLGTLGMALGSALLITGGIDVRGVPLQLTTTIGIGQLAGVPYVVIIAAVVTAVGAILLSMTRFGRYTYAIGSNAEAARRAGINVDRHLIKVYALSGFLAGMAGMVSLARFATTTIGGHSTDNLAAIAAVVLGGTSLFGGIGTVLGTVVGVFIPAILQNGFVILGVQPFWQQVAVGAVLIIAVYIDQLKRRAQERGERR, encoded by the coding sequence ATGAGCGAGACCCGGCAGGTGCCGCCGGCCGAGGTGCCGGACGAGGTGGTGCCGGAGCCGGCGGGCAACGGCCTGCGGGGCGTGCTCCGCCGCCGGCTGACCGAGACCACCACCTGGACGTTCCTGATCCTGCTCGGCATCGTGGCCGGCTTCGCCGCCCTGCGCTTCCAGCAGTTCGCCACGGTGTTCAACTTCCGCAACATCGCCGCCGACGCCTCGGGGCTGCTGATCATCGCCGTCGGCATGACCTTCGTGATCATCACCGCCGGGATCGACCTCTCGGTCGGGTCGGTGCTGGTCTTCTCCGGGGTGATCGCGGCCAAGGTGATGCTGGCCATCGGCGGCGGGGGCTGGGGCGCGATCGCGGTCGGGCTGGTCGCCGGGATCGTCGCCGGCACGGCCTGGGGCGTGGTCAACGGCGTGCTCATCACCAAGGCCAGGGTGCCGCCGCTGATCGTCACCTTGGGAACCCTCGGGATGGCGCTCGGGTCGGCCCTGCTGATCACCGGCGGGATCGACGTGCGCGGCGTCCCCCTCCAGCTGACCACCACCATCGGGATCGGGCAGCTTGCCGGCGTCCCCTACGTCGTCATCATCGCCGCCGTGGTGACCGCCGTCGGCGCCATCCTCCTTTCCATGACCCGCTTCGGGCGCTACACCTACGCGATCGGCTCCAACGCCGAGGCGGCCCGGCGCGCCGGCATCAACGTCGACCGGCATCTGATCAAGGTGTACGCACTGTCGGGGTTCCTGGCCGGCATGGCCGGGATGGTGTCGCTGGCCCGGTTCGCGACCACCACCATCGGCGGGCACTCGACCGACAACCTGGCCGCGATCGCCGCCGTCGTCCTCGGCGGCACCAGCCTGTTCGGCGGCATCGGAACGGTGCTGGGCACGGTCGTGGGGGTGTTCATCCCGGCCATCCTCCAGAACGGGTTCGTGATCCTCGGGGTGCAGCCGTTCTGGCAGCAGGTCGCGGTCGGAGCCGTCCTGATCATCGCCGTCTACATCGACCAGCTCAAACGCCGCGCCCAGGAGCGCGGCGAGAGGAGGTAG
- a CDS encoding ATP-binding cassette domain-containing protein, producing MSEPLLEASGITKSFGGVRALRGVDFAVHPGEVAALVGDNGAGKSTLVKILSGTLAPDGGAVRFEGRQVTISNPVAARELGIETVYQDLALAPELDPAANLFLGRELVRPGLLGRLGFLDKAAMRRRTNKAFADLGVGLQDTGAMVANLSGGQRQSVAVSRAATWVSKVVFMDEPTAALGVVQSAHVRDLIRRVRDSGIAVVLISHNMPEVMELADRIEVLRLGVRVARYRAADTTMEQVIAAMTGALGSEDGEVA from the coding sequence GTGAGCGAACCCCTGCTGGAGGCGAGCGGCATCACGAAGAGCTTCGGCGGCGTCCGGGCGCTGCGGGGCGTCGACTTCGCCGTCCACCCGGGCGAGGTGGCGGCCCTCGTCGGCGACAACGGCGCCGGCAAGAGCACGCTGGTCAAGATCCTGTCGGGCACCCTCGCCCCCGACGGAGGCGCGGTCCGGTTCGAGGGCCGCCAGGTCACCATCTCGAACCCGGTCGCGGCCCGCGAGCTCGGTATCGAGACCGTCTACCAGGACCTGGCCCTGGCGCCCGAGCTCGACCCGGCGGCCAACCTGTTCCTCGGCCGCGAACTGGTCCGCCCCGGGCTGCTCGGCAGGCTCGGGTTCCTGGACAAGGCGGCCATGCGGCGCCGGACCAACAAGGCCTTCGCCGACCTCGGCGTCGGGCTCCAGGACACCGGGGCCATGGTGGCCAACCTGTCGGGTGGGCAGCGCCAGAGCGTCGCCGTCAGCCGGGCCGCCACCTGGGTCAGCAAGGTCGTGTTCATGGACGAGCCCACCGCCGCCCTCGGCGTTGTCCAGTCGGCGCATGTGCGCGACCTGATCCGGCGGGTGCGCGACTCGGGCATCGCGGTCGTGCTGATCAGCCACAACATGCCAGAGGTGATGGAGCTGGCCGACCGGATCGAGGTGCTCCGGCTCGGGGTCCGGGTGGCCCGCTACCGCGCCGCCGACACCACCATGGAGCAGGTCATCGCCGCCATGACCGGCGCCCTCGGCAGCGAGGACGGAGAGGTGGCCTAG